The genomic region GCCCCGTTGAGCGCGGTGACGAGGCCGAAGGTGGCGGGCGAGTGGCCGTGGGCGGCCATGTCGATCGGCATCGCCACCTGGTGCTGGAAGAAGACGAAGGCGAAGAGGAAGTTCTGGACGAGGAAGGCGACGAAGACGCGGTCGGCGAGCGGGCCGCGCTCCCTCGCGCCCGGCCGGGCCCCGTCCCCGTCCGCCGCGTGGGCCGCCGGGGCGCCCGCCTGCGGCCGCGTCTCCGGCACGAACCGCCAGACGATGGCGGCGAAGGCGAGCGTGGTGGCCGCGTCGGCGGCGAAGAGCGCGAGGTAGCTCCGCTTCGCCACGTACCCGGCCACCACCAGCGCGAACGACACGCCGAGGTTCGCCGCCCAGTACATCAGCGCGAAGGCCCGCAGCCGCTTCACCGGGTCGGTCACGAGGTCGGCGACCGCGGCCTGCATCGCCGGCCGGTAGAGCTCGGAGAGGAACCCCGCCGCGAGCGTCGCCGCGGCGATCGCCGGCACCCCGCGCGCGAACCCGAGCGCGAGCACCGCCGCGCCGCCGAGCGCGAGCCCGGTCATCGCCGTGGCGCGCCGTCCCACCCGGTCCGCGAGCCACCCGCCCAGCGCCGAGGAGAAGATCGCCCCGAGCCCCCAGAGCGACACCACCGCCCCGGCGGTGGACACCGGCAGCCCGCGCTGCCCGGTGAGGTAGAGGGCCAGGAACGGCACCACGAACGTCCCGAGCCGGTTCACGAGCGCGCCGGCCCAGAGCGCCCAGTAGGCGCGGGGCAGGCCGCCGAGGCGCTGGCGGAGGAGGTCGCGGAGGTGCGTCACGGAGCGTCGCTTCTAGCGCGGGGCGCGGAGGCTGTCGATGCGCGCCCGCGCGGCCCGCCGGCGGGGGCCCGCGAAAAGGAAGCGGCCGCCCCGGGATCGGAGCGGCCGCCGTGCTGCGCTGGGCCTGTCGGATGGCCCGCCGAGAGCTACATGTCGAAGTACAGGGAGAACTCGAGCGGCGTCGGGCGGCTGCGGACCGGCGTCACTTCCTTGTCGTACTTGTACTGGATCCAGGTCTCGATCACGTCCTCGGTGAAGACGTCGCCCTTGAGCAGGAACTTGTGGTCCTTGCGGAGCGCCTCGAGGGCCTCGTCGAGCGAGCCCGGCATCTTCGGGATCTCCTTCAGCTCCTCGGGGGAGAGGCCGTAGATGTCCTTGTCGAGCGGCTGGCCGGGGTTGATCTTGTTCTCGATGCCGTCGAGGCCGGCCATGAGCTGCGCGGCGAAGGCGATGTAGCCGTTGCAGCTCGGGTCCGGGGTGCGGAACTCGATGCGCTTCGCCTTGGGGGAGGGCGAGTACATCGGGATGCGGATCGAGGCGGAGCGGTTGCGGGCCGAGTAGGCGAGGTTGATCGGCGCCTCGAACCCGGGGACGAGCCGCTTGTAGCTGTTCGTCGAGGGGTTGCAGAGCGCGGCGAGGGCCGGGCCGTGCTTGAGGATGCCGCCGATGTAGTACATCGCCAGCTCGGACATGCCGGCGTAGCTCTCACCGGCGAAGAGGGGCTTGCCGCCCTTCCAGATCGACTGGTGCGTGTGCATGCCCGAGCCGTTGTCGCCGTAGAGCGGCTTCGGCATGAAGGTCACGGTCTTGCCGTGGCGGCGGGCGACGTTCTTGATGATGTACTTGAACCACTGGAGGTTGTCGGCGCACTTCACCAGCGAGTCGAAGCGGATGTCGATCTCGGCCTGGCCGGCGGTGGCGACCTCGTGGTGCTGGCGCTCCACCTTGATGCCGACCGCCTCCATCAGGAGGCACATCTCGGAGCGGATGTCCTGCTGGCTGTCGGTCGGGGCGACCGGGAAGTAGCCCTCCTTGTAGCGGGGCTTGTAGCCGAGGTTGCCGCCGGCC from Anaeromyxobacter paludicola harbors:
- a CDS encoding MFS transporter, with the translated sequence MTHLRDLLRQRLGGLPRAYWALWAGALVNRLGTFVVPFLALYLTGQRGLPVSTAGAVVSLWGLGAIFSSALGGWLADRVGRRATAMTGLALGGAAVLALGFARGVPAIAAATLAAGFLSELYRPAMQAAVADLVTDPVKRLRAFALMYWAANLGVSFALVVAGYVAKRSYLALFAADAATTLAFAAIVWRFVPETRPQAGAPAAHAADGDGARPGARERGPLADRVFVAFLVQNFLFAFVFFQHQVAMPIDMAAHGHSPATFGLVTALNGALVVLLQPLAGRAVARLDPSRALAVAGVLTGAGFGLYAVTTSAAGYAAGVVLWTVGEIFGLPVAAALVASLAPAHARGRYQGAYTSTFGLAAFAAPGAGAWALRHLGAPAVWLGCLGIGLVFAAAQLASGPARRERLGSR
- the glnA gene encoding type I glutamate--ammonia ligase, which encodes MANLTPKQVLALAAEKKAVMVDLKFMDFIGLWQHFTIPLGELSEEIFEEGLGFDGSSIRGWQAIHASDMLVMPDPTTAVIDPFMSDVTLSLICNVVDPITKEPYSRDPRNIAIKAEKYLKSTGIGDTAFFGPEPEFFIFDEVRYENTVNGSFYKVDSVEGQWNTGREEAGGNLGYKPRYKEGYFPVAPTDSQQDIRSEMCLLMEAVGIKVERQHHEVATAGQAEIDIRFDSLVKCADNLQWFKYIIKNVARRHGKTVTFMPKPLYGDNGSGMHTHQSIWKGGKPLFAGESYAGMSELAMYYIGGILKHGPALAALCNPSTNSYKRLVPGFEAPINLAYSARNRSASIRIPMYSPSPKAKRIEFRTPDPSCNGYIAFAAQLMAGLDGIENKINPGQPLDKDIYGLSPEELKEIPKMPGSLDEALEALRKDHKFLLKGDVFTEDVIETWIQYKYDKEVTPVRSRPTPLEFSLYFDM